A genomic region of Vibrio ziniensis contains the following coding sequences:
- a CDS encoding PhoX family protein — MWNRDEQDSQFSEMIEARLSRRGFLTGTAAVSAGAFLALNPVAKAVAAKPTSSLLKFEPVPASTADTVVVPKGYKATPLISWGDPIFANAPEFDPSGKQQSAAQALQFGDNTDGMSLFPISEDRAVLAINNEYTNYEYLFDHQGKNMTSDDVLKAQAAVGNTIVEIVRKDGQWMIDRNGKRNRRITANTQMKMTGPAAGHDLLKTAADPSGTMPKGTFNNCANGQTPWGTYLTCEENFNSFFGANTEGSVNADQKRYGISAKPSDYQWQKFDERFDVTKNPNEPNRHGWVVEIDPNDPNSTPLKRSALGRFKHENAALTINKDNHVVVYLGDDERGEHLYRFVSKNKYQKGNDAANRDLLEEGTLYVAQFDMEDKALKGQGRWLELTFGKNGLTPENGFNSQAEVLIFARRAATQVGATTMDRPEWVAVHPNNEYVFCTLTNNKNRGKEGQPVGGPNPREKNNYGQIVRWMPVKGDHTAEMFAWDLYLIAGNPTVNQGNLYAGSENINANNMFNSPDGIGFDKAGRLWIQTDGNYSNKGEFEGQGNNQMLCGDPITGEVHRFLTGPVACEITGLTFSADQKTMFIGVQHPGEELQASNFPAGGNSKPRSTIMMITREDGGIIGA, encoded by the coding sequence ATGTGGAATCGTGATGAGCAAGATTCTCAGTTCAGTGAAATGATCGAAGCGAGATTGTCTCGCCGTGGTTTCCTAACTGGAACAGCAGCAGTGAGTGCAGGTGCATTTTTGGCGCTTAACCCAGTGGCTAAAGCTGTAGCAGCTAAACCTACATCGTCGTTGTTAAAATTTGAACCAGTACCAGCATCAACCGCTGATACGGTAGTGGTGCCAAAAGGCTATAAAGCTACTCCACTTATCTCATGGGGCGATCCAATTTTCGCTAACGCACCAGAATTTGACCCAAGTGGTAAGCAGCAATCAGCGGCTCAAGCACTTCAGTTTGGAGACAACACCGACGGCATGAGTCTGTTCCCAATCAGCGAAGATCGCGCAGTATTGGCGATCAACAATGAATATACCAACTACGAATATTTGTTTGACCATCAAGGCAAGAACATGACCTCCGACGATGTGCTAAAAGCGCAGGCGGCTGTGGGTAACACGATTGTAGAAATTGTGCGTAAAGATGGTCAGTGGATGATTGACCGTAACGGCAAACGTAACCGCCGTATTACTGCAAATACACAAATGAAGATGACAGGTCCGGCCGCTGGTCATGATCTGTTAAAAACAGCGGCAGATCCTTCAGGCACTATGCCGAAGGGTACGTTTAACAACTGTGCGAACGGTCAAACACCGTGGGGTACATATCTAACGTGCGAAGAGAACTTCAACAGCTTCTTTGGCGCGAATACAGAAGGCAGTGTCAATGCTGATCAGAAACGCTACGGCATTTCAGCAAAGCCAAGTGACTACCAATGGCAAAAGTTTGATGAACGTTTTGACGTGACTAAGAACCCGAACGAGCCAAACCGTCATGGGTGGGTTGTGGAAATTGACCCGAATGATCCAAATTCAACGCCTCTCAAGCGCTCTGCTCTTGGTCGCTTCAAACATGAAAACGCAGCGTTAACCATTAACAAAGACAACCACGTTGTGGTCTATCTGGGTGATGATGAACGTGGTGAACATCTGTACCGCTTTGTATCGAAAAACAAATACCAAAAAGGTAATGATGCAGCAAACCGTGATTTGCTTGAAGAAGGTACCTTGTATGTGGCTCAGTTCGATATGGAAGATAAGGCGCTGAAAGGTCAAGGGCGTTGGTTAGAACTGACGTTTGGCAAGAATGGCTTAACACCAGAAAACGGTTTTAACAGTCAGGCAGAAGTATTGATTTTTGCTCGTCGTGCGGCGACTCAAGTCGGTGCAACAACGATGGACCGCCCAGAGTGGGTTGCCGTTCATCCAAACAATGAATACGTGTTCTGTACATTAACGAACAACAAAAACCGTGGTAAAGAAGGTCAGCCTGTTGGTGGTCCAAACCCGCGTGAGAAAAACAATTACGGACAGATTGTGCGTTGGATGCCAGTCAAAGGCGATCACACAGCTGAGATGTTTGCATGGGATTTATACCTGATTGCAGGTAACCCAACGGTGAATCAGGGTAACTTGTACGCAGGCAGTGAAAACATCAATGCCAACAACATGTTTAACAGCCCAGATGGAATTGGTTTTGATAAAGCTGGTCGTCTGTGGATTCAAACTGACGGTAACTACTCTAATAAAGGTGAGTTTGAAGGGCAGGGTAACAACCAAATGTTGTGTGGTGATCCAATCACTGGCGAAGTACACCGCTTCCTAACCGGTCCAGTGGCCTGTGAAATCACAGGGTTAACCTTCTCTGCCGATCAGAAAACCATGTTTATTGGCGTTCAGCATCCGGGTGAAGAATTGCAAGCATCAAACTTCCCTGCGGGCGGCAACTCCAAACCTCGTTCTACCATCATGATGATTACGCGTGAAGATGGCGGCATTATCGGCGCTTAA
- a CDS encoding DUF445 domain-containing protein has protein sequence MNKSLITNIISLVLLAVGYATQNQFALYAGLFAFSGAITNWLAIHMLFEKVPGLYGSGVIPARFEAFKNAIKTLMMEQFFTDTNIDRFLNQELSGKQPLDLTPIIAKVDFNPSFDKLVDVIANSQFGGMLAMFGGTEALQPMKQPFVEKMQESMVEISQSESVKNALKEQLESPAMLDEIKTNIEGIIDQRLSELTPQLVKEMVQKMIKEHLGWLVVWGGIFGGVIGLISTFIA, from the coding sequence ATGAATAAAAGTCTTATCACCAACATTATCTCACTCGTGCTACTGGCAGTGGGCTACGCCACACAAAACCAGTTCGCTTTGTATGCAGGCTTGTTCGCTTTTTCAGGCGCAATTACTAACTGGCTTGCCATTCACATGCTGTTTGAAAAGGTTCCGGGATTATACGGTTCGGGTGTTATTCCGGCGCGATTTGAAGCATTTAAAAACGCGATTAAAACCCTGATGATGGAGCAGTTCTTTACTGACACCAATATCGATCGTTTCCTTAATCAAGAACTCAGCGGCAAACAGCCTCTCGATTTAACGCCAATCATCGCCAAAGTGGATTTCAATCCAAGCTTTGACAAGCTGGTAGATGTGATAGCGAACTCTCAATTTGGTGGCATGCTGGCGATGTTTGGTGGCACTGAAGCTCTTCAGCCGATGAAACAGCCATTTGTTGAGAAGATGCAAGAATCTATGGTGGAAATTAGCCAGAGTGAATCGGTGAAAAACGCACTGAAAGAGCAGCTAGAATCGCCAGCAATGCTTGATGAAATCAAAACCAACATTGAGGGTATTATCGACCAACGCTTGAGCGAGTTAACGCCGCAACTGGTCAAAGAGATGGTGCAAAAGATGATCAAAGAACACTTAGGATGGCTGGTTGTTTGGGGCGGTATTTTCGGTGGTGTGATTGGATTGATTTCTACTTTCATCGCATAA
- a CDS encoding ABC transporter ATP-binding protein, translating to MYKKFESFTEAFPQKEPDRPPNTLLAFCLHYTKGFEKPLMLLALMSTTIAIIEVSLFGFMGQLVDWLSSSNPETFLADNKDTLIGLSVLILVAMPILISFYSLVIHQTMLGNYPMSIRWLAHRYLLKQSLSFYQDEFSGRIATKVMQTSLAIRETVMKTLDVFVYVAVYFTAMVVMLAQADWRLMMPMLIWLVAYVSIQLYFVPQLKTVSSEQADARSQMTGRIVDSYTNIATVKLFSHSKRETEYAEEGMGNFLDTVYRQMRLVTGFNICVELANYILVFVISAMSIYLWMQGAISVGAIAIAIALALRINGMSKWIMWEVGGLFENMGTVVDGMQMLSKPIDIQDSKDAKDLVVTKGGIEFNDVSFHYGENKGVIDHLNLHIKPGEKVGLVGRSGAGKSTLVNLLLRFHDVESGEIKIDGQVISKVTQDSLRSAIGMVTQDTSLLHRSIRDNILYSRPDATEADLLKATKQAHAHEFITDLNDPHGNTGYDAQVGERGVKLSGGQRQRIAISRVLLKDAPLLVLDEATSALDSEVEAAIQESLLELMDGKTVIAIAHRLSTIAAMDRLIVLDDGKIIEQGTHHELIEQDGIYAHLWAHQTGGFIGCDELEEENVA from the coding sequence ATGTATAAGAAATTTGAAAGCTTCACAGAAGCCTTCCCTCAAAAAGAACCAGACAGACCACCTAACACGCTACTCGCATTCTGCCTGCACTACACAAAAGGGTTTGAAAAGCCACTGATGTTACTGGCGTTAATGAGTACTACGATTGCCATCATTGAAGTGTCACTTTTTGGCTTCATGGGGCAATTGGTTGACTGGCTTTCATCGAGCAATCCTGAAACGTTTTTAGCCGATAACAAAGACACCTTGATCGGTCTATCTGTGCTCATCTTGGTTGCGATGCCTATTTTAATTAGCTTTTATTCGCTGGTGATTCATCAAACCATGCTTGGCAACTATCCAATGTCGATACGCTGGCTGGCTCACCGCTATTTGCTAAAGCAAAGCCTCTCTTTCTATCAGGATGAGTTTTCTGGTCGTATCGCGACCAAAGTCATGCAGACTTCTCTGGCGATTCGCGAAACCGTAATGAAAACGCTCGACGTATTTGTTTACGTGGCCGTGTATTTTACGGCAATGGTGGTGATGTTGGCTCAGGCAGACTGGCGTTTAATGATGCCAATGCTGATATGGCTGGTTGCGTATGTCTCAATCCAGCTCTACTTCGTACCGCAACTTAAAACCGTATCTTCAGAGCAAGCCGATGCTCGTTCCCAAATGACTGGGCGTATTGTCGATAGCTATACCAATATCGCGACAGTGAAGCTGTTTTCACACAGTAAACGGGAAACTGAATACGCAGAAGAAGGCATGGGTAACTTCCTTGATACCGTGTATCGACAAATGCGTTTGGTCACCGGTTTCAACATTTGTGTGGAGTTAGCTAACTACATTCTGGTGTTTGTGATTTCGGCTATGTCTATCTATCTGTGGATGCAGGGAGCAATTTCCGTTGGTGCTATTGCCATTGCTATAGCACTGGCGCTGCGCATTAACGGTATGTCGAAGTGGATCATGTGGGAAGTAGGCGGTCTGTTTGAAAACATGGGAACGGTGGTTGACGGTATGCAAATGCTTTCTAAGCCTATTGATATTCAAGACAGCAAAGACGCTAAAGACCTAGTGGTGACCAAAGGTGGCATCGAGTTTAACGACGTTAGTTTCCACTATGGTGAAAACAAAGGCGTGATTGACCACTTGAATCTGCATATCAAACCCGGAGAGAAAGTCGGCTTAGTTGGACGTTCAGGTGCGGGTAAATCCACTCTGGTTAACCTACTTTTGCGCTTCCATGATGTTGAAAGTGGTGAGATAAAAATCGACGGTCAGGTGATTTCAAAAGTTACTCAAGATTCATTGCGCAGCGCAATTGGCATGGTGACTCAGGATACTTCACTACTGCACCGTTCTATACGCGATAACATCCTATACAGCAGACCTGACGCAACCGAAGCAGATCTGCTAAAAGCGACCAAACAGGCACACGCTCACGAGTTTATTACTGACTTAAACGACCCTCATGGCAATACAGGCTATGACGCTCAAGTGGGTGAACGAGGAGTGAAGCTTTCAGGTGGTCAACGTCAACGTATAGCAATCTCCAGAGTATTACTCAAAGATGCACCACTACTGGTGTTGGATGAAGCGACTTCAGCATTAGACTCAGAGGTAGAAGCAGCCATTCAGGAAAGCCTGCTTGAGTTAATGGATGGCAAAACAGTTATTGCGATCGCTCATCGCCTGTCCACCATTGCCGCTATGGATAGATTGATAGTTTTAGATGATGGTAAGATTATTGAGCAAGGCACGCACCATGAGCTTATCGAACAAGATGGCATTTATGCACATCTCTGGGCGCATCAAACTGGCGGTTTTATCGGCTGTGATGAACTTGAAGAAGAGAACGTTGCCTGA
- a CDS encoding arginine deiminase-related protein, whose amino-acid sequence MLQPKNHSQFHSDVAQNANCVVMVPPKEFKFNAETAQDNEFQNQSSLSDDQITQSVMSEFNEMVAKLRQEGVQVVVFDYELGNVATPDAVFPNNWFSTTEDGTFYTFPMACTNRQFEVRPDELIQQLSLAGRMVTQQDSLVAYQEQNAYLESTGVMVIDHINRTIYAALSQRCDREVLEDYAQRIGYERVVSFQTSLPSGHPIYHTNVMMAIGENFCVICDEVIPEYERRFVVKSLAKDKQVISISLDQMNRFCGNILQLETVNGDKVIAMSQSAYDAFSPTQRNQLSSHGKLLPFNVETIENIGGGSVRCMLGEVFLPARTHTL is encoded by the coding sequence ATGCTACAACCTAAAAACCATTCACAATTTCATTCCGATGTTGCCCAGAACGCCAACTGCGTAGTTATGGTTCCGCCTAAAGAGTTTAAGTTTAATGCGGAAACAGCACAGGACAACGAGTTTCAAAATCAATCATCCCTGTCCGATGATCAGATCACGCAATCTGTTATGTCTGAGTTTAATGAAATGGTCGCTAAACTACGCCAAGAAGGCGTGCAAGTGGTTGTGTTTGACTATGAGTTGGGTAATGTAGCAACACCTGATGCGGTGTTCCCGAATAACTGGTTTAGTACTACCGAAGATGGCACTTTCTATACCTTCCCAATGGCTTGTACCAACCGCCAGTTTGAAGTTCGCCCAGACGAGTTGATTCAGCAGCTTTCGCTTGCTGGACGTATGGTTACTCAACAAGACTCGCTGGTGGCTTATCAAGAGCAGAATGCCTATCTGGAAAGTACAGGTGTTATGGTGATCGATCATATCAACCGAACCATTTATGCTGCGCTTTCCCAGCGTTGTGACCGAGAAGTGTTGGAAGATTACGCACAACGAATCGGCTACGAGCGGGTAGTTTCATTTCAAACCTCATTGCCATCAGGTCATCCGATTTATCACACCAACGTGATGATGGCGATTGGTGAGAATTTCTGTGTGATTTGCGATGAAGTGATTCCTGAGTACGAACGCCGTTTTGTTGTGAAATCACTGGCGAAAGACAAGCAAGTGATCTCTATTTCTCTCGATCAAATGAATCGTTTCTGCGGCAACATTTTGCAATTAGAAACCGTAAATGGGGACAAGGTTATCGCTATGTCTCAATCTGCTTATGATGCGTTTTCTCCAACGCAGAGAAATCAGCTTTCTAGCCACGGTAAGTTACTGCCTTTCAATGTTGAAACTATTGAAAACATAGGTGGCGGTAGTGTGCGTTGCATGCTGGGCGAAGTGTTCTTGCCAGCGCGAACTCATACTTTATGA